CCCGTTGCTCACCAAGGTGAAGAACGCGGCCCTGGGCTTCGGGGCGCTGGTCGCGGTCGCCGCGCTCGCGGCGGGGTTCTTCATTGGACGTCGGGGACGCCGGCCGGCGACGGCTTGAGCGCGAGCCGCATGGGCTGGCGCTGGCCGTAGGTGAGCGAGCGCCACAACCACTCGGCCGGACCGAAGCGGAATCGCGACAGCCACGCGTGGCTGAACGGAATCTGGAGCGCGAACACCCCCATCGTCAGCGCCACACAGGCGGATGGCGTGAGCTTGCCGACGAGCCCCAGCCCCCAGCCGTCGTAAAGGCAGAGGCTCACCACCGTCTGCAGCAGGTAGTTGGTCAGCGCCATGCGCCCCACCGGCGCCAGCACGCCCAGCCATCGGCGCCAGCGCTCCTTCTGGAAGAGCAGGGCGAAGGCTGCCACGTAGAACGCGGCGAGGCCCAGGTAGCCCAGCTCCTGGATGGCGGACAGGGTGAACATCCAGTGTGCTTTCGACGGGTCGAGCAGCCCCGCGAGGCGCAGGTGCTGCACCACCACCCCCGCGCCATTTCCCAGCACGCCCAGCACCAGCCCCCAGCCCAAAAGCTTCCGGTGCCAGGCGCGGTGGCGCTCCACGTCCTGGAGCAACAGGTGCCGGCCCGCCAGCAATCCCAGCAGGAAGCGGCCCAGGATGAAGATCATCCACAGCAGCCGCTTGAGCGTGGGCAGCATGTACTGGAGGAAGTGCGCGTTCGCGGCCTGCGTCGTCCAGAGCGAGTCGCTCTTGAGCCCCAACAGCAGCTGCCCTCGCGTCTGGGCCTCCATGGCCTCGGTGGCCTTCGCGGCGTCGGCCGCGGCCTGCGCGCCGTGGAGCAGGATGGGGCCGAAGTGCAGGAGCGCCGGCACCAGCAGCGGGACCACCACCACCGACAGGCCCACCCACATCCAGAGCATCCGGTCCGAACGGTCCCGGAAGAGGAGCAGCGCGAAGCCCAGCAGCGCGTACGTGGAGAGCACGTCTCCCGCCCACAGCGCGGTGAGGTGCACCACGCCGATGCCCAGCAGCACCAACAACCGGCGCGAGTACACCGGGACGACGGAGGCCCCTCGACCCTCGGCTCGCTTCAGCTGGATGGAGAACCCCAGCCCGAAGAGGAAGGCGAACAGCGTGACGAACTTCTGGTTCACGAAGAAGTGGTAGAGCGCCGTGACGGCCGCCTCGAAGGGCGGTGCAGCCAGCGCCTGGGCCTGCTCGCGAGGCATGAGCACGCGACCGCTGAACCACGCGAAGCTGTTCGACACGAAGACGCCCCACAACGCGAAGCCGCGCAGCACGTCCAGGAGTGGCAGCCGTTCGGAGGCGTCCACCGGGCGGGCGCTGGAGGCGGAAGGGACGGAGTCGGACATGCGTCCAGCAGATGCCTCCCTCCGGCTCCCGTCAACGCATGCACAGAGTCGTCCGCGGCGACCGCACCCCACGCACGGGTGTGACGACCGCGAGTGAAGGACTCAGGAGGTTTCGAGGACCGGCGCCTCGCGCAGGAAGGGCATGCGGCGCGGCAGCTTCCGGGCCCAGAAGGCCTCCACCGACCGGTGGAAGAGTCGCAGCAGCGCGACACCGGGCCTGCCCTCCAGGTTGGCAAGCTCCTTCGCGGAGCGGTCCAGCAGGGCGCGGGCGCGCTGGTACTCGCTCCGCGCCCACGTCCGTCCGGCTTCGGCTGCGAGCAGGGAGTCGAAGTCCTCCGGCTCATGCCCCTGGGCGCGCACCTCCGCCGCGACGTCAGCGGGGACGTTGAAGAGGCCCTGGGCCAGATCCTCGCGCAGGTCGCGCATCACGGAACACCAACCCAACGCCGCGAGCAGGGAAGGCGCCTCCTCCGCTCGCACCTGGGCATCCGCGACGTGCAGCATCAGGCCCACGGACAGCCGGAAGGTGTCGCCGAGTTGGTTCTGGAGTGTCGCCGCGTCCCACCAGCGCCCATCGCGCACCCGCTCGCGGTCCCGGCGCATCGTGCGCACCAGCTCGAACACCTGCTCGCGGGCCGTCGGGTCGGTCAGCTCCGTGAGCAGCACCCGGCCGAGTGGGGTCGCGGTGTCATGGAGCTCCGTCGCGGGAGCCGGTGCTCCAGTCTCCAGCGTGCGCAGGAGCGCGTCGATGGCGTCCAGCGGTTCGCCATCGACAGGACGATCTCCATCCAGCACGTCATCCACGAGTTGGAGGAAGCAGAACCCCACCCGCGCCCTGCGCGCCTTGCTCCAGCGCCCCAGGGATTGTTGATACAGCGCGAGCGCGATGAGACCGTAGCGCGGATGCCTGCGCGCGAAGCGGGACAGCTCGCGCGCGCAGAGGGCCTCCACCCGCACGGCTTCGACGAATGCTTCCTTCCGGACCCTGGGCGCCACGACATGCCACGTGCCCCAGGCGAGCAGCGCTCCCGCGAGCACGTCCACCAGGTGGTGCTCGTGGATGAGCAGCGTGGACGCCGCGATGGCCAGTGCCCACAGCGCGAACACGGTACTGGCTACCGGACCTGAACGTTCGCGGTAGGCCAGGGCCGCCGTGCACGCGAAGGCGACGTGGAGTGACGGCAGGTAGTTGCGCTCCAGGTTCATCGTGTCCGCGGCCTGGAAGACTGATGTCCACCCGCCGGTCACGGCGCGCGTCGGCCACGCCACCTCCACCGGCAGGACGAGGAAGCAGAGCGCTCCCAGCACCGTCTCCGCGCACAACGCCAGCGCGAAGGGGAGCAGCTGCCGCCAGGTCCGGAAGATGAACAGGGACAGGAGCAGCAGCACGTCCATGCTGACGTAGACGGCGGCCCACCCGGGCATGAACGGGATGTGCTGCTCGAACGGTAGGTCTACGCGCAGGCCACCGGGATAGAAGCCCGTCACCCAGCTCGCGCCGCCGTACACCGCGAGGAAGAACAGCGCGAAGCCGAACGTCATCGCGCCTGTGCGCTTCAACTCCTCCCGCGTGGGCCAGCCGAACAGTGGACCCTCCGCACGCGCTCCCTTCCCGGAGCTGGGCCTGCTCGATGGCGCACTCACTTCGTCTGCTCCGGGAACGGCCGGGGTCCCCGCCACATTGCCAGCCAGACCCGCAGGAAGGACGGCCGGGGGACGCGCTCATCCACGTAGCGGCCCAGGTAGAGCCAGGGCACCTGCGGGTGACGGTGGTGCGCCCGGTGGTAGTGGTAGTTGAGGAACACCCAGCGCACCGGCGCGGCGACCTTCAGGTCCCATGCGCCTTCGCGCACGTCCAGCGGCGACCACGCGTGGTCCGCGTACTGGAGCGAGCTCCAATTCACCGCGAACGCCGCATAGCAGAGCGCCCACCCCACGAGCGTCAGGTCCAGCGCGTACGCCAGCCCCGCCTGCACCGCCACCATCCCCAGCACCTCCACGCGGATGGCCGCGCCCGGCGCGTCCTCCAGCCGCCCCAGGTACGCGTCCGCGCCCGTTTGCTCCCCGTAGCGCGTGCCCGGGCCCCTCAACCTCCGCAGCAGCCCCGGCACGAGCGCGAACACCAACGCGCCCAGCGGCACGAACAACCAGTAGACGCCGGTCAGGATGACGTACCACTGCGCATACTTGAGGAAGCGGTGGTCGCCCGGGTGCAGGTAGTCGAACTGCTCGCGCGCCGTGCGGTTGTGCCGGTGATGCGTGAGGTGGAACGCGCGCTGCAACGTGAACGATGTGGGAAAGAACGTCGCCGCCAGCCGGCCCAGCCCGTCGTTGAGCCTCCGCGACGGGTGCAGCACGCCGTGCGTCGCTTCGTGCAACAGCGAGAACACCGTGTTGTTCACGTAGGAGAACACCCCGGCCGCCACCAGCCGCACCCAGAGCCCCTCCGCGTGCGACGCGGCCCACAGGCACAGGGCCCCCGTGCCCATCGCCGCGACGAGCAACAGCGCATTGAGCGCGGCGGGAATCGGCGGAGCGTCATCGGCGCGCATCGTCCCCGTCCTCGGGCAGGCCCACGGCGAAGTCGAGCAGCTGGCGCATCACCGGATCCG
This genomic window from Corallococcus caeni contains:
- a CDS encoding phosphatase PAP2 family protein, which encodes MKRTGAMTFGFALFFLAVYGGASWVTGFYPGGLRVDLPFEQHIPFMPGWAAVYVSMDVLLLLSLFIFRTWRQLLPFALALCAETVLGALCFLVLPVEVAWPTRAVTGGWTSVFQAADTMNLERNYLPSLHVAFACTAALAYRERSGPVASTVFALWALAIAASTLLIHEHHLVDVLAGALLAWGTWHVVAPRVRKEAFVEAVRVEALCARELSRFARRHPRYGLIALALYQQSLGRWSKARRARVGFCFLQLVDDVLDGDRPVDGEPLDAIDALLRTLETGAPAPATELHDTATPLGRVLLTELTDPTAREQVFELVRTMRRDRERVRDGRWWDAATLQNQLGDTFRLSVGLMLHVADAQVRAEEAPSLLAALGWCSVMRDLREDLAQGLFNVPADVAAEVRAQGHEPEDFDSLLAAEAGRTWARSEYQRARALLDRSAKELANLEGRPGVALLRLFHRSVEAFWARKLPRRMPFLREAPVLETS
- a CDS encoding DUF418 domain-containing protein gives rise to the protein MSDSVPSASSARPVDASERLPLLDVLRGFALWGVFVSNSFAWFSGRVLMPREQAQALAAPPFEAAVTALYHFFVNQKFVTLFAFLFGLGFSIQLKRAEGRGASVVPVYSRRLLVLLGIGVVHLTALWAGDVLSTYALLGFALLLFRDRSDRMLWMWVGLSVVVVPLLVPALLHFGPILLHGAQAAADAAKATEAMEAQTRGQLLLGLKSDSLWTTQAANAHFLQYMLPTLKRLLWMIFILGRFLLGLLAGRHLLLQDVERHRAWHRKLLGWGLVLGVLGNGAGVVVQHLRLAGLLDPSKAHWMFTLSAIQELGYLGLAAFYVAAFALLFQKERWRRWLGVLAPVGRMALTNYLLQTVVSLCLYDGWGLGLVGKLTPSACVALTMGVFALQIPFSHAWLSRFRFGPAEWLWRSLTYGQRQPMRLALKPSPAGVPDVQ
- a CDS encoding fatty acid desaturase, with protein sequence MRADDAPPIPAALNALLLVAAMGTGALCLWAASHAEGLWVRLVAAGVFSYVNNTVFSLLHEATHGVLHPSRRLNDGLGRLAATFFPTSFTLQRAFHLTHHRHNRTAREQFDYLHPGDHRFLKYAQWYVILTGVYWLFVPLGALVFALVPGLLRRLRGPGTRYGEQTGADAYLGRLEDAPGAAIRVEVLGMVAVQAGLAYALDLTLVGWALCYAAFAVNWSSLQYADHAWSPLDVREGAWDLKVAAPVRWVFLNYHYHRAHHRHPQVPWLYLGRYVDERVPRPSFLRVWLAMWRGPRPFPEQTK